From a region of the Halolamina sp. CBA1230 genome:
- a CDS encoding DEAD/DEAH box helicase yields MHDPLDWLRERPYYEAQVAAHRRVPAREPTFVDLDVESRLESALADRGIEQPFDHQAAAIEAVRDGDDVVIATETASGKSLAYTVPAFERAMDHGGRTLYLGPQNALVSDQLETLSELARNLGFGSRVSVDQYTGRLSKSEKRDVRDRRPTVLLSNPDMVHYALLPHAHRLWEWFFESLELVVVDEVHSYRGVFGSQVALLLRRLNRICERYGSDPTYVCCSATIGNPVEHAATVTGQAPSGFTLVDDDASATGPRDWVLWNPPEYEQDRDTGRRRSSHTESMRLFTDLVEAGEQTLVFTRSRQTAEQYAAESAKELRSRGANELAGKVGAYQGSLTDERRRELEEQLHSGELRGVWSTNALELGVDVGGLDAVIVDGYPGTRMAAFQQAGRAGRGEDPALVVMVAGEDQLDQYLMRDPESFFEGDPEDAISDPENEQIMPDHVASAAVENWLSREDERHFGEPFPDVVADLEDAGVLERRDTAQGLRWTHDGEGSPQHSMNLRTIDDRDVDLRDARSGDVIATLGFSDALRDAHPGAIYHHQGQRYEVAELDLDRDTARLQPTWADYHTRVLTEKDVTVHEDLREKALSARPDTAVRFADVSVTERITGFERRDAASGETLGRESLDLPETTLRTKALYWTVPEDVEVEMRAMAAEDGDPEYGFNGGIHAAEHGVISLFPLYLLCDRADIGGLSTPYHGHTDQSTVFVYDGHPGGVGLTRRGYDRIEELLARTARLIDDCDCADGCPSCVQSPHCGNANDPLSKPESVFMLEELTGDD; encoded by the coding sequence GTGCACGACCCGCTCGACTGGCTCCGGGAGCGCCCGTACTACGAGGCGCAGGTGGCCGCCCACCGGCGGGTCCCCGCCCGTGAGCCGACGTTCGTGGATCTCGACGTCGAGTCGCGCCTCGAAAGCGCACTCGCCGACCGCGGGATCGAGCAGCCCTTCGACCATCAGGCAGCCGCGATCGAGGCCGTCAGGGACGGCGACGACGTCGTGATCGCGACCGAGACCGCCAGCGGAAAGAGCCTCGCGTACACCGTCCCCGCGTTCGAGCGGGCGATGGACCACGGCGGCCGGACGCTGTATCTCGGCCCGCAGAACGCGCTGGTCTCCGACCAGCTGGAGACGCTCTCGGAGCTGGCCCGGAATCTCGGGTTCGGCTCCCGTGTCTCGGTCGATCAGTACACTGGCCGCCTCTCGAAATCCGAGAAGCGCGACGTTCGGGACCGCCGGCCGACGGTACTGCTCTCGAACCCAGATATGGTCCACTACGCGCTGCTCCCCCACGCCCACCGGCTCTGGGAGTGGTTCTTCGAGTCGCTCGAACTGGTCGTGGTCGACGAGGTCCACAGCTACCGCGGCGTGTTCGGGTCACAGGTGGCGCTCCTCCTGCGACGGCTGAACCGGATCTGTGAGCGCTACGGATCGGACCCGACGTACGTCTGCTGCTCGGCGACGATCGGCAACCCCGTCGAGCACGCGGCGACGGTCACCGGCCAGGCGCCGTCGGGGTTCACGCTCGTCGACGACGACGCCTCCGCGACCGGGCCGCGGGACTGGGTGCTCTGGAACCCGCCCGAGTACGAGCAGGACCGCGATACCGGCCGGCGGCGCTCCAGCCACACCGAGTCGATGCGGCTGTTCACGGATCTCGTCGAGGCGGGCGAGCAGACGCTCGTGTTCACCCGCAGTCGCCAGACTGCGGAGCAGTACGCTGCCGAGTCCGCGAAGGAACTCCGGAGCCGCGGCGCGAACGAACTGGCGGGGAAGGTCGGCGCCTACCAGGGCTCGCTGACCGACGAACGCCGGCGCGAACTGGAGGAGCAGCTCCACAGCGGCGAACTCCGGGGCGTCTGGAGCACGAACGCGCTCGAACTCGGCGTCGACGTCGGCGGGCTGGACGCGGTGATCGTCGACGGCTACCCCGGCACCCGGATGGCGGCGTTCCAGCAGGCCGGGCGCGCGGGCCGGGGGGAGGACCCCGCACTGGTGGTGATGGTTGCCGGCGAGGATCAGTTGGACCAGTACCTGATGCGCGACCCGGAGTCGTTCTTCGAAGGCGACCCCGAGGACGCCATCTCTGACCCGGAGAACGAGCAGATCATGCCCGACCACGTCGCCAGCGCGGCCGTGGAGAACTGGCTCTCGCGGGAGGACGAACGCCACTTCGGCGAGCCGTTCCCGGACGTGGTCGCGGATCTGGAGGACGCCGGGGTGCTGGAACGACGCGACACCGCGCAGGGGCTCCGCTGGACCCACGACGGCGAGGGGAGCCCGCAGCACTCGATGAACCTCCGGACCATCGACGACCGGGACGTGGATCTCCGGGACGCCCGCTCGGGCGACGTGATCGCCACGCTGGGGTTCTCGGACGCGCTCCGTGACGCTCACCCTGGCGCGATCTACCACCACCAGGGCCAGCGCTACGAGGTCGCGGAGTTGGATCTGGATCGGGACACGGCCCGCCTCCAGCCGACGTGGGCGGACTACCACACGCGAGTGCTGACCGAGAAGGACGTGACCGTCCACGAGGACCTGCGGGAGAAAGCGCTCTCTGCCCGTCCCGACACAGCGGTCCGGTTCGCGGACGTCTCCGTCACCGAGCGGATCACGGGGTTCGAACGCCGCGACGCCGCCTCCGGCGAGACGCTGGGCCGGGAGTCGCTCGACCTCCCGGAGACGACGCTCCGAACGAAGGCGCTCTACTGGACGGTCCCGGAGGACGTCGAGGTGGAGATGCGCGCGATGGCCGCCGAGGACGGCGACCCGGAGTACGGGTTCAACGGCGGCATCCACGCGGCCGAGCACGGCGTCATCTCGCTGTTCCCGCTGTACCTGCTCTGTGACCGGGCGGACATCGGCGGGCTCTCGACGCCGTACCACGGCCACACCGACCAGTCGACGGTGTTCGTCTACGACGGCCACCCCGGCGGCGTCGGGCTGACGAGGCGCGGCTACGACCGCATCGAGGAACTGCTGGCCCGGACCGCCCGGCTGATCGACGACTGTGACTGCGCGGACGGCTGCCCGTCCTGCGTGCAGTCACCCCACTGCGGCAACGCGAACGACCCGCTCTCGAAGCCCGAGTCGGTGTTCATGCTCGAGGAGCTCACCGGCGACGACTGA
- the dnaK gene encoding molecular chaperone DnaK, with translation MASNKILGIDLGTTNSAMAVMEGGDPEIIVNSEGDRTTPSVVAFSDDGERLVGKPAKNQAIQNPENTISSIKRHMGDEEYTVEADGDEYTPEQISAMILQKLKRDAEEYLGDDVEKAVITVPAYFNDKQRQATKDAGEIAGFEVDRIVNEPTAASMAYGLDDDSDQTVLVYDLGGGTFDVSILDLGGGVYEVVATNGDNELGGDDWDQALMDHLADEFENEHGIDLREDRQALQRLKDAAEEAKIELSNKKETTVNLPFITATDSGPVHLEQSITRAKFESLTEDLIERTVDPTEQALEDAGYDKNDIDEVILVGGSTRMPQVHEQVEELVGQEPKKNVNPDEAVALGAAIQGGVLSGDVDDLVLLDVTPLSLGIEVKGGLFERLIEKNTTIPTEESKVFTTAADNQTSVQVRVFQGEREIAEENELLGEFQLTGIPPAPAGTPQIEVTFNIDENGIVNVEAEDQGSGNAESITIEGGAGLSDEEIDRMQEEAEQHAEEDQQRRERIEARNEAEGAIQRAETLIEENEENVDDDVIEDVEAKIDEVEEVLDDEDATAEELENATEELSDELQEIGKQMHQEQAAAGAGGAGAGAAGGPGGAAGGPGGMGGEPDGDDDEYVDADFEDVDEDGDKDE, from the coding sequence ATGGCGAGCAACAAGATCCTCGGAATCGACCTCGGGACCACCAACTCCGCCATGGCCGTCATGGAGGGTGGAGACCCCGAGATCATCGTCAACAGCGAGGGTGACCGGACCACGCCGTCGGTGGTCGCGTTCTCCGACGACGGCGAGCGCCTGGTCGGCAAGCCCGCCAAGAACCAGGCGATCCAGAACCCCGAAAACACTATCTCCTCGATCAAGCGCCACATGGGCGATGAGGAGTACACCGTCGAGGCCGACGGCGATGAGTACACGCCCGAGCAGATCTCGGCGATGATCCTCCAGAAGCTCAAGCGCGACGCCGAGGAGTATCTCGGCGACGACGTGGAGAAGGCGGTCATCACGGTCCCGGCGTACTTCAACGACAAGCAGCGACAGGCGACCAAGGACGCCGGCGAGATCGCCGGCTTCGAGGTCGACCGCATCGTCAACGAGCCGACGGCGGCGTCGATGGCCTACGGCCTCGACGACGACTCCGACCAGACCGTCCTCGTGTACGACCTCGGGGGCGGGACGTTCGACGTCTCGATCCTCGACCTCGGCGGCGGCGTCTACGAGGTCGTCGCCACCAACGGGGACAACGAGCTCGGCGGCGACGACTGGGACCAGGCGCTGATGGACCACCTCGCCGACGAGTTCGAGAACGAGCACGGGATCGACCTCCGCGAGGACCGGCAGGCGCTCCAGCGGCTGAAAGACGCCGCCGAGGAGGCGAAGATCGAACTCTCGAACAAGAAGGAGACCACGGTCAACCTCCCCTTCATCACCGCGACGGACTCCGGCCCGGTCCACCTCGAGCAGTCGATCACCCGAGCGAAGTTCGAGTCGCTGACCGAGGACCTGATCGAGCGCACCGTCGACCCGACCGAGCAGGCGCTCGAGGACGCCGGCTACGACAAGAACGACATCGACGAGGTGATCCTCGTCGGCGGCTCGACCCGGATGCCGCAGGTCCACGAGCAGGTCGAGGAGCTGGTCGGGCAGGAGCCCAAGAAGAACGTCAACCCCGACGAGGCGGTCGCGCTGGGTGCGGCGATCCAGGGCGGCGTGCTCTCCGGCGACGTGGACGACCTCGTGCTGCTCGACGTGACCCCGCTCTCGCTGGGGATCGAGGTCAAGGGCGGCCTGTTCGAGCGCCTGATCGAGAAGAACACCACGATCCCGACGGAGGAGTCGAAGGTGTTCACCACCGCGGCGGACAACCAGACCTCCGTCCAGGTCCGCGTGTTCCAGGGCGAACGCGAGATCGCCGAAGAGAACGAACTGCTCGGTGAGTTCCAGCTGACCGGCATTCCGCCGGCGCCCGCGGGCACCCCCCAGATCGAGGTCACGTTCAACATCGACGAGAACGGGATCGTCAACGTCGAGGCCGAGGACCAGGGCTCGGGCAACGCCGAGTCGATCACCATCGAGGGCGGCGCCGGCCTCTCCGACGAGGAGATCGACCGCATGCAGGAGGAGGCCGAGCAGCACGCCGAGGAGGACCAGCAGCGCCGCGAGCGCATCGAGGCCCGCAACGAGGCCGAGGGCGCGATCCAGCGCGCCGAGACCCTCATCGAGGAGAACGAGGAGAACGTCGACGACGACGTGATCGAGGACGTCGAGGCCAAGATCGACGAGGTGGAGGAGGTTCTCGACGACGAGGACGCCACCGCCGAGGAGCTCGAGAACGCGACCGAGGAGCTCAGCGACGAACTGCAGGAGATCGGCAAGCAGATGCACCAAGAGCAGGCCGCAGCGGGCGCCGGCGGTGCCGGTGCGGGTGCCGCTGGCGGTCCCGGCGGCGCTGCAGGCGGTCCGGGCGGCATGGGCGGTGAGCCTGACGGCGACGACGACGAGTACGTCGACGCCGACTTCGAGGACGTCGACGAAGACGGCGACAAGGACGAGTAA
- a CDS encoding nucleotide exchange factor GrpE codes for MSDDADAAAEEPTDAEDAVDTPAENEVDDGGAEANDGETEADAAGEEELDRSPIERVAEYDEELAEELREERSDYEERIDDLESKLTRKQADFQNFKKRQQKKLEQQQARATEDLVESLLPVRDNLARALEQDGDADIREGVEGTLRELDRVLDDEGVERIEPEPGKEPDPERHEVLMRVESDRPAGTIEELYRPGYEMGEKVIRTAQVTVSEE; via the coding sequence ATGAGTGACGACGCCGACGCGGCAGCCGAGGAGCCGACCGACGCCGAGGACGCCGTCGACACCCCGGCGGAGAACGAGGTCGACGACGGCGGGGCCGAGGCTAACGACGGCGAGACTGAGGCTGACGCCGCGGGCGAGGAGGAGCTCGACCGATCGCCCATCGAACGCGTCGCCGAGTACGACGAGGAGCTGGCCGAGGAACTGCGGGAGGAGCGGTCCGACTACGAGGAGCGCATCGACGACCTGGAGAGCAAGCTCACCCGCAAGCAGGCGGATTTCCAGAACTTCAAGAAACGCCAGCAGAAGAAGCTCGAACAGCAGCAGGCTCGCGCGACCGAGGACTTGGTCGAGAGCCTGCTCCCGGTCCGGGATAACCTCGCCCGCGCGCTGGAGCAGGACGGCGACGCCGACATCCGCGAGGGCGTCGAGGGGACGCTCCGCGAACTGGACCGCGTGCTCGACGACGAGGGCGTCGAACGGATCGAGCCCGAACCGGGCAAGGAGCCCGACCCCGAGCGCCACGAGGTGCTGATGCGCGTCGAGAGCGACCGCCCCGCCGGCACCATCGAGGAGCTCTACCGTCCCGGCTACGAGATGGGCGAGAAGGTGATCCGGACCGCACAGGTCACGGTTAGCGAGGAGTAG
- a CDS encoding FAD-binding and (Fe-S)-binding domain-containing protein: MAADPDPATDGDFDYRGGEVARPGLVEDLESLVDGDVRFDSYSRQLYATDASAYEVTPIGVVLPESTADVAAVLEYCAEREVPVLPRGGGTSLAGQAVNEAVVLDFTAEMDAVLEVDPETATATAQPGAILADLNTACEPHGLKFAPDPAWRDKSALGGAIGNNSTGSHSLKYDKTDAYVESCEVVLADGTVAEFGEERVGDLRARADPDGDIEQRIAAGVVDVLDDHADEVRERYPELKRNVSGYNLDVLVDEATVDGAVSDDATVNLARLLAGSEGTLAIVTEATVSLEPIPETKAVALLAYDDLLDAMEDVTAVLEHDPAAVEVMDDTLLDLARETQEFADVVGMLPEGTDSALLVEFYAESDDDGRRKVADLLADRRPGTDTATDPSDDPPSTGAPVRAHAAMEAHDEITRERFWKMRKSGLPILLSRTTDEKHVSFIEDCAVPPEKLPEYTRRFQQVLEEHDTFASFYAHAGPGVLHVRPLLDTKSEAGVDALASIADAVSDIVVDLGGSVSGEHGDGRARTQWNRKLYGQELWEAFRDLKRAFDPDWLLNPGQVCGYAPDERRPEWAPERADAAEMTEHLRFDPAYEFDAGFDPDLRWQNANGFQGMAELCHGCGGCRGGQDTTGGVMCPTYRAAEEEIQSTRGRANLLRQAMSGDLPEEEVFTEQFADEVMDLCIGCKGCARDCPSEVDMAKMKTEIEHERHQREGSSLREKLFANIDTLSAVGSRLAPLSNAAAKLPGARWAMEKTVGIASDRTLPTFHRESFADWMTDREPAVPEREADRKALILPDTHTNYNAPEQGRAAVRVLEAAGVHVRLAEGAGSSGRPPLSKGFVDEARDRARENVDALAPRVRDGWDVVVVEPSDAVMLQSDYHDLLAGDDVDAVSAGTYGVFEYLDAFQLDENLDAAGGRSLVYHGHCHQKATKKDHHAVGVLRRAGFEVEALDSTCCGMAGSFGYEAEHYSMSKAIGRILFDQVDDADGEQVVAPGASCRTQLGDREDADAEPPHPIETLAAAIED; encoded by the coding sequence ATGGCAGCGGACCCGGACCCGGCGACCGACGGCGACTTCGACTACCGGGGTGGCGAGGTGGCCCGCCCGGGGCTTGTCGAGGACCTCGAGTCGCTGGTCGACGGCGACGTGCGCTTCGACAGCTACTCCCGACAGCTCTACGCGACCGACGCCTCGGCGTACGAGGTCACACCGATCGGCGTCGTACTCCCCGAGTCGACCGCCGACGTCGCCGCCGTTCTCGAGTACTGCGCCGAACGCGAGGTGCCCGTGCTCCCACGCGGTGGCGGGACCAGCCTCGCCGGCCAAGCGGTCAACGAGGCGGTCGTGCTCGACTTCACGGCCGAGATGGACGCCGTCCTGGAGGTCGACCCCGAGACGGCGACGGCGACCGCACAACCGGGGGCGATCCTCGCCGACCTCAACACCGCCTGCGAGCCCCACGGGTTGAAGTTCGCGCCCGACCCCGCGTGGCGGGACAAGTCCGCCCTCGGCGGCGCCATCGGCAACAACTCCACCGGCTCGCACTCCCTGAAGTACGACAAAACCGACGCCTACGTCGAGTCCTGCGAGGTCGTACTCGCCGACGGGACCGTGGCCGAGTTCGGCGAGGAACGCGTCGGCGACCTGCGGGCCCGTGCGGACCCGGACGGCGACATCGAACAACGGATCGCCGCGGGCGTCGTCGACGTGCTCGACGATCACGCCGACGAGGTGCGCGAGCGCTACCCCGAACTCAAGCGGAACGTCTCGGGGTACAACCTCGACGTGCTGGTCGACGAGGCGACCGTAGACGGGGCGGTTTCGGACGACGCCACGGTCAACCTCGCGCGACTGCTCGCGGGCAGCGAGGGGACGCTCGCGATCGTCACCGAAGCGACGGTCTCGCTCGAACCGATCCCGGAGACGAAAGCCGTCGCCCTCCTGGCGTACGACGACCTGCTCGACGCGATGGAGGACGTGACCGCGGTGCTCGAACACGACCCCGCGGCCGTCGAGGTGATGGACGACACGCTGCTCGACCTCGCGCGGGAGACCCAGGAGTTCGCCGACGTGGTGGGGATGCTCCCCGAGGGGACCGATTCGGCGCTGCTCGTGGAGTTCTACGCCGAGAGCGACGACGACGGGCGGCGGAAGGTGGCCGACCTGCTCGCCGACCGTCGGCCCGGAACTGACACCGCGACCGACCCCTCCGACGATCCCCCCTCGACAGGCGCGCCGGTCCGTGCCCACGCGGCGATGGAGGCCCACGACGAGATCACCCGCGAGCGCTTCTGGAAGATGCGGAAATCCGGGCTGCCGATCCTGCTCTCGCGAACGACCGACGAGAAACACGTCTCGTTCATCGAGGACTGTGCGGTCCCGCCGGAGAAGCTCCCGGAGTACACCCGGCGGTTCCAGCAGGTGCTCGAGGAGCACGACACGTTCGCCAGTTTCTACGCCCACGCCGGTCCGGGGGTGCTCCACGTCCGGCCGTTGCTCGACACGAAGAGCGAGGCCGGCGTCGACGCGCTCGCGTCCATCGCCGACGCCGTGAGCGACATCGTCGTCGACCTCGGCGGCAGCGTCTCCGGCGAACACGGCGACGGCCGCGCCCGTACCCAGTGGAACCGGAAGCTGTACGGCCAGGAGCTCTGGGAAGCGTTCCGCGACCTCAAGCGCGCGTTCGACCCCGACTGGCTCCTGAACCCCGGGCAGGTGTGTGGGTACGCGCCCGACGAGCGCCGGCCCGAGTGGGCGCCCGAGCGCGCCGACGCCGCCGAGATGACCGAGCACCTCCGCTTCGATCCCGCGTACGAGTTCGACGCCGGCTTCGACCCCGACCTCCGCTGGCAGAACGCCAACGGGTTCCAGGGGATGGCCGAACTCTGCCACGGCTGTGGCGGCTGTCGCGGCGGGCAGGACACCACCGGCGGGGTGATGTGCCCGACCTACCGCGCGGCCGAGGAGGAGATCCAGTCCACTCGCGGCCGAGCGAACCTGCTCCGACAAGCGATGAGCGGCGACCTCCCCGAAGAAGAGGTGTTCACCGAGCAGTTCGCCGACGAGGTGATGGATCTCTGCATCGGCTGCAAGGGCTGTGCCCGGGACTGCCCGAGCGAGGTCGACATGGCGAAGATGAAGACCGAGATCGAACACGAACGTCACCAGCGCGAGGGGAGCAGCCTCCGGGAGAAGCTGTTCGCCAATATCGACACGCTCTCGGCAGTCGGGAGCCGGCTCGCCCCCCTGTCGAACGCCGCCGCGAAACTCCCCGGCGCGCGCTGGGCGATGGAGAAAACCGTCGGTATCGCTTCCGATCGCACACTCCCCACGTTCCACCGCGAATCCTTCGCGGACTGGATGACCGACCGCGAGCCCGCGGTCCCCGAACGGGAAGCCGATCGGAAAGCCCTGATCCTCCCCGACACGCACACGAACTACAACGCTCCCGAACAGGGAAGAGCCGCCGTCCGCGTGCTCGAAGCCGCCGGCGTTCACGTCCGACTCGCCGAGGGCGCCGGTTCCAGTGGTCGCCCGCCGCTCTCGAAAGGGTTCGTCGACGAGGCCCGCGATCGAGCTCGCGAGAACGTCGACGCGCTCGCGCCGAGAGTCCGGGACGGCTGGGACGTGGTCGTCGTCGAACCCTCCGACGCCGTGATGCTCCAGTCGGACTACCACGACCTGCTCGCGGGCGACGACGTCGACGCCGTCTCGGCGGGAACTTACGGCGTGTTCGAGTACCTCGACGCGTTCCAACTCGACGAGAACCTCGACGCCGCGGGCGGGAGGTCGCTCGTCTACCACGGTCACTGCCACCAGAAGGCGACGAAGAAGGACCACCACGCGGTCGGCGTGCTCCGCCGCGCCGGCTTCGAGGTCGAAGCGCTCGACTCGACCTGCTGTGGGATGGCCGGAAGCTTCGGCTACGAGGCCGAGCACTACTCCATGAGCAAGGCCATCGGCCGGATCCTGTTCGATCAGGTCGACGACGCCGACGGCGAGCAGGTGGTCGCGCCGGGCGCCTCCTGTCGGACCCAACTCGGCGACAGGGAGGACGCCGACGCGGAGCCACCACACCCGATCGAGACCCTCGCGGCCGCGATCGAGGACTGA
- a CDS encoding arginine deiminase family protein, with the protein MPSFTARAEYDRLTHVRAHRPGLELWPGALEPETNLFDAPVPPAQAAREHERMTDALERAGVEVHLLADDLAAAGALEDLVAEYVDLPDGHDAASATAAFDARETLELVLSQATLTEANDRTSVELREPISNTLFQSDTVVVGDEGPVLCEMGESIRQDELPIVRRAWEGLGAEFTHEMTRPLEGGEFLPADEFALMGVSAEIDGAEEVIRTTYDAGREFLDAGAVDFDEVGLVRAPLAADRRHREQHGIGSRVLHLLGWCNLAAEGLAVTDTTLAKEATVDVFERTVDGYAFDRSISTLDYLRDRGYDIVEMGPKERWAANFLTVDDGTIVPMHRTDEDGEYDPALNGTIERLKERGVTVLPDGEGIPEGVLTRGAGGINCMTVPLERR; encoded by the coding sequence ATGCCGTCGTTCACCGCCCGCGCCGAGTACGATCGCCTTACCCACGTTCGCGCCCACCGCCCCGGCCTCGAACTCTGGCCCGGCGCGCTCGAGCCCGAGACGAACCTGTTCGACGCCCCGGTGCCGCCCGCGCAGGCCGCACGGGAGCACGAGCGCATGACCGACGCGCTCGAACGCGCCGGCGTCGAGGTCCACCTGCTCGCCGACGACCTCGCCGCCGCGGGCGCGCTCGAGGACCTCGTCGCCGAGTACGTCGACCTGCCCGACGGACACGACGCGGCGTCGGCGACCGCCGCGTTCGACGCCCGCGAGACGCTCGAACTCGTGCTCTCGCAGGCTACGCTCACGGAGGCGAACGACCGCACGAGCGTCGAACTCCGGGAGCCGATCTCGAACACGCTGTTCCAGAGCGACACCGTCGTCGTCGGCGACGAGGGGCCGGTGCTCTGCGAGATGGGCGAGTCGATCCGGCAGGACGAACTCCCGATCGTCCGCCGAGCATGGGAGGGGCTGGGCGCCGAGTTCACCCACGAGATGACCCGCCCGCTCGAGGGCGGGGAGTTCCTCCCGGCCGACGAGTTCGCCCTGATGGGCGTCTCCGCGGAGATCGACGGCGCGGAGGAGGTGATCCGAACGACCTACGACGCGGGCCGAGAGTTCCTCGACGCCGGCGCGGTCGACTTCGACGAGGTCGGCCTCGTGCGCGCGCCGCTGGCGGCGGATCGGCGCCACCGTGAGCAACACGGGATCGGTTCGCGCGTGCTCCACCTGCTGGGCTGGTGTAACCTCGCCGCGGAGGGGCTGGCGGTCACCGACACCACGCTCGCGAAGGAGGCGACGGTCGACGTGTTCGAGCGGACCGTCGACGGCTACGCGTTCGACCGCTCGATATCGACGCTCGACTACCTCCGCGATCGGGGGTACGACATCGTCGAGATGGGCCCGAAAGAGCGCTGGGCGGCCAACTTCCTCACCGTCGACGACGGAACGATCGTGCCGATGCACCGCACCGACGAGGACGGCGAGTACGATCCGGCGCTGAACGGCACGATCGAGCGCCTGAAGGAACGCGGTGTGACAGTGCTCCCCGACGGCGAGGGGATCCCGGAGGGGGTGCTGACCCGCGGTGCCGGCGGGATCAACTGCATGACCGTGCCGCTGGAGCGTCGGTGA
- a CDS encoding DUF123 domain-containing protein yields the protein MADGGTYTLVFSLPSAADIEVGALGEYRFPPGGYCYTGSALGEYRFPPGGYCYTGSALGSGGFSRIDRHRRVAAGEHDVRHWHVDYFGGHSDTELVAVERTRGQDCECAVARELGDGPVPGFGASDCDCESHLTRFENADVAAERADGVHDRR from the coding sequence ATGGCCGACGGCGGCACCTACACCCTGGTCTTCTCGCTGCCCAGCGCCGCCGATATCGAGGTCGGTGCGCTCGGCGAGTACCGCTTCCCGCCGGGCGGCTACTGCTACACGGGGAGTGCGCTCGGCGAGTACCGCTTCCCGCCGGGCGGCTACTGCTACACGGGGAGTGCGCTCGGCAGTGGCGGGTTCTCCCGGATCGACCGGCACCGGCGCGTCGCCGCCGGCGAACACGACGTTCGCCACTGGCACGTCGACTACTTCGGCGGCCACTCGGACACCGAGCTGGTCGCGGTCGAACGCACGCGCGGGCAGGACTGCGAGTGCGCGGTCGCGCGAGAACTCGGCGACGGCCCCGTTCCGGGGTTCGGTGCCTCGGACTGTGACTGCGAGAGTCATCTCACACGCTTCGAGAACGCCGATGTCGCGGCCGAGCGAGCGGACGGCGTCCACGATCGACGTTGA
- a CDS encoding pyridoxal phosphate-dependent aminotransferase, whose amino-acid sequence MFEPMPYLEWIEGRPEGADHDLGSSDLRTDRPDGSVAPPPLSGLADPTDPPSLSASIAAEYGVDESSVLVTAGATHANFLAAAAALSLADGREVLVEDPGYDPLVHTPAGVGGTVARFERPARSGYPLLPGEIASAASDGTALATVTNRHNPSGRLTSRTELASVADALADENTRLLVDEVYGPYTAEDDADGAFGGVTAAGLPNTVVTGSFTKFHGLGDLQIGWLIADEPFVERARQVFMHLPSVAGPSRALARRFFAHRDELVADSRSHLRRNHELLSSFVEERSDLDGGIAAGCTFGYVEHERADGDELAEAAWDAGVLVVPGRFFDLPSGVRISAGRGTEEVAAGLDALDDVLDGL is encoded by the coding sequence ATGTTCGAACCAATGCCCTACCTGGAGTGGATCGAGGGGCGGCCCGAGGGGGCCGACCACGACCTCGGGTCCAGCGACCTCCGGACGGACCGCCCCGACGGGTCGGTGGCTCCGCCGCCACTCTCGGGCCTTGCGGACCCGACCGATCCACCGTCGCTCTCGGCGTCGATCGCCGCGGAGTACGGCGTCGACGAGTCGTCGGTACTGGTGACCGCGGGTGCGACCCACGCCAACTTCCTCGCCGCCGCGGCGGCGCTGTCGCTGGCCGACGGGCGGGAAGTGCTCGTCGAGGACCCTGGCTACGACCCGCTGGTCCACACGCCGGCCGGCGTCGGCGGGACGGTCGCACGGTTCGAGCGCCCGGCACGGTCGGGGTACCCGCTCCTCCCGGGAGAGATCGCGTCAGCCGCGTCCGACGGGACGGCGCTGGCCACCGTCACGAACCGGCACAACCCGTCGGGACGGCTCACCTCCCGAACCGAACTGGCGTCGGTCGCCGACGCGCTCGCGGACGAGAACACGCGACTCCTCGTCGACGAGGTGTACGGGCCCTACACGGCCGAGGACGACGCCGACGGGGCGTTCGGCGGCGTCACGGCCGCGGGGCTCCCGAACACGGTCGTGACCGGCTCGTTCACGAAGTTCCACGGGCTCGGCGACCTCCAGATCGGCTGGCTGATCGCCGACGAGCCGTTCGTCGAGCGCGCCCGGCAGGTGTTCATGCATCTCCCGTCGGTCGCCGGACCGAGTCGTGCCCTGGCCCGCCGCTTCTTCGCCCACCGGGACGAACTGGTCGCGGACTCCCGCTCACACCTCCGGCGGAACCACGAACTGCTCTCGTCGTTCGTCGAGGAGCGGTCGGATCTCGATGGGGGGATCGCCGCCGGCTGCACGTTCGGCTACGTCGAACACGAGCGCGCCGACGGGGACGAACTCGCCGAGGCGGCGTGGGACGCCGGGGTGCTGGTCGTTCCGGGGCGTTTCTTCGACCTTCCCTCGGGCGTGCGGATCTCCGCTGGCCGGGGAACCGAGGAGGTCGCGGCGGGGCTGGACGCGCTCGACGACGTTCTCGACGGGCTCTGA